One segment of Radiobacillus kanasensis DNA contains the following:
- the nfsA gene encoding oxygen-insensitive NADPH nitroreductase yields MNETIQTILGHRSIRKFKDRPLSEEEISVIVEAASRASTSSFMMAYSIIGVDDLDIKTQLAQVSGQPYVEQNGHLFVFCADLNKVSHLSSPEEKQLIEENLENTEHFLVSTIDAALAAQNACLAAEAIGLGAVFIGSLRNNIEKVDRLLELPKHVIPLFGLAVGEPNHDPQLKPRFPMEAYYFKNKYTDASSLTNVIEQFDDEVKDYYKNRPANKRLDEWSNQMIRKLSSPIRTDVTPFVQSKGFNKR; encoded by the coding sequence ATGAACGAGACTATTCAAACCATACTTGGACATCGCTCCATCCGTAAATTTAAGGATCGTCCATTATCAGAAGAAGAGATAAGCGTCATAGTGGAGGCTGCTAGCCGAGCATCTACTTCCAGCTTTATGATGGCCTATTCTATCATTGGAGTGGATGATTTGGACATCAAGACACAGTTGGCTCAAGTATCTGGTCAGCCTTATGTGGAACAAAACGGACATCTATTCGTATTCTGTGCTGATTTAAATAAAGTAAGCCACCTATCATCGCCAGAGGAAAAACAGCTAATAGAAGAAAATTTAGAGAACACAGAGCACTTTTTAGTTTCTACTATTGATGCGGCATTAGCTGCACAAAACGCTTGTCTGGCTGCTGAGGCAATTGGATTAGGAGCTGTATTTATCGGGAGTCTACGCAATAACATTGAAAAAGTGGACCGATTACTGGAACTACCTAAACATGTTATTCCGCTGTTTGGCCTCGCGGTTGGTGAACCAAACCATGACCCACAGCTAAAACCAAGATTCCCTATGGAAGCCTACTATTTTAAGAATAAATACACAGATGCCTCCTCTCTTACCAATGTGATAGAACAATTTGATGACGAGGTTAAAGATTATTACAAAAATCGTCCCGCTAATAAAAGATTGGATGAATGGTCTAATCAAATGATTCGTAAGCTATCTAGCCCTATTCGCACCGATGTTACCCCTTTCGTCCAGTCAAAAGGCTTTAATAAGAGATAA
- a CDS encoding zinc-binding dehydrogenase, protein MRAYVHQGTELAVKDINEPTVGDHDVKVMLKVAGLNHRDLNIPKRRGDQPEPLVLGSDGAGVVTDVGKNVTSVTVGDEVLINPGVGWKEKSDAPPVGFEIVGMPDHGTFAEYYVCKEDGVLPKPGHLTWEEAGVLSLAGLTGYRALFTKAQLKEGDTVFIPGAGSGVVTLMIQFAKAIGAKVIVTSRSKVKLEKARNLGADITLDTNGNWNEELKGQTIDVVVESVGKATFNRSLDVLKKGGRIVTFGATTEDEVTINIRNFFYGQYQLFGTTMGSHKELSEMLAFTETHQIHPVVSQVFTLDETDKAFAYLSDASQFGKIGLRIS, encoded by the coding sequence ATGAGGGCGTATGTTCACCAGGGTACTGAACTTGCTGTGAAGGATATAAACGAACCTACTGTAGGAGATCATGATGTGAAAGTAATGCTGAAAGTAGCAGGACTAAACCATCGTGATTTGAACATTCCGAAGAGAAGAGGAGATCAACCTGAACCTCTAGTATTAGGGTCAGATGGAGCTGGAGTAGTCACGGATGTCGGAAAGAACGTTACTAGTGTAACAGTTGGCGATGAGGTTTTGATTAATCCTGGTGTTGGTTGGAAAGAAAAAAGTGACGCACCACCTGTAGGCTTCGAAATTGTGGGGATGCCCGATCATGGGACTTTTGCTGAGTATTATGTGTGTAAAGAAGATGGCGTATTACCAAAGCCAGGGCATTTAACGTGGGAGGAAGCTGGTGTTTTATCATTAGCAGGATTGACTGGCTATAGGGCATTGTTTACGAAAGCACAGTTGAAAGAGGGAGACACCGTATTTATTCCAGGTGCAGGTAGTGGTGTGGTGACTTTAATGATTCAATTCGCAAAGGCAATTGGTGCAAAAGTCATTGTTACATCTAGAAGTAAAGTGAAATTAGAAAAAGCACGTAATCTCGGAGCGGATATAACCTTAGATACGAATGGTAATTGGAATGAGGAACTAAAAGGGCAAACGATTGATGTAGTGGTTGAAAGTGTTGGAAAAGCGACTTTTAATCGATCTTTAGACGTATTGAAAAAAGGTGGAAGGATCGTAACTTTCGGCGCAACGACAGAAGATGAAGTGACGATAAATATTCGGAATTTCTTCTATGGACAATACCAACTCTTTGGAACAACGATGGGGAGCCACAAAGAACTCTCCGAAATGCTAGCCTTTACTGAAACACATCAAATACATCCGGTCGTCAGCCAAGTGTTTACATTAGATGAGACAGACAAAGCGTTCGCTTATTTATCTGACGCTAGTCAGTTTGGAAAGATCGGTTTACGAATATCCTAA
- a CDS encoding YrhK family protein yields MNQKQKKEQESIINIGNFDIFFKKPYQVLYNLNDFLISIWFLIGSIMFLFEEWKHVGIWLFIIGSGQLAIRPTIRIIHQIHLKRHIEKQKRRRPGLRITD; encoded by the coding sequence ATGAATCAGAAGCAAAAAAAGGAACAAGAGAGTATCATTAATATAGGAAATTTTGATATATTCTTTAAGAAGCCATATCAGGTTTTATATAATCTGAATGACTTTCTTATTTCCATTTGGTTTTTAATCGGAAGTATTATGTTTTTGTTTGAGGAATGGAAACATGTTGGTATCTGGTTATTCATTATAGGGAGTGGACAACTGGCGATCCGACCAACTATTCGTATCATCCATCAGATTCATTTGAAGAGACATATAGAAAAACAAAAGCGCAGGCGCCCGGGGTTAAGGATTACAGACTAA
- the spoVAD gene encoding stage V sporulation protein AD, translated as MLTGQSTWTFDNKPVIISTGAVGGPFEANGNIKDDFDYLYDDLWMNQDSFEKAHKVLLEKASQTALDKAGVSKEDVQFFLGGDLINQITPTSFAARTLGIPYFGLFGACSTSMEGLALSALMINSQAANYVLTGASSHNAAVEKQFRYPTEYGAQKPPTSQWTVTGGGAALLSQKGDGPKVTSATIGKVVDQGLTDPMNMGGAMAPAAVDTIETHLADRGIDASYYDLIITGDLAHIGRDIALGLFEKNGTNIDPNSFVDCGLTIYKEEQSVQAGGSGAACSAVATYGHFVNRLKDGDLKKILVVATGALLSPMSAQQKESIPCIAHAVSIEH; from the coding sequence ATGTTAACAGGACAAAGCACATGGACCTTTGATAATAAGCCTGTGATCATATCAACAGGTGCTGTTGGGGGACCATTTGAAGCGAATGGGAATATAAAAGACGACTTTGATTACTTATATGATGATCTTTGGATGAATCAAGATTCTTTTGAAAAAGCACATAAAGTCTTGCTGGAGAAGGCTAGTCAAACAGCACTTGATAAGGCAGGTGTTTCAAAAGAGGACGTTCAATTCTTTCTTGGTGGAGATTTAATCAACCAGATAACACCGACTAGTTTTGCAGCACGCACGTTAGGAATTCCTTACTTTGGTTTGTTCGGTGCTTGCTCCACTTCTATGGAAGGCTTGGCATTAAGTGCTCTTATGATTAATAGTCAGGCTGCTAATTACGTGCTAACAGGTGCCTCCAGTCACAATGCTGCAGTTGAGAAACAGTTTCGGTATCCAACAGAATATGGTGCCCAAAAACCTCCCACTTCTCAGTGGACCGTTACAGGCGGAGGTGCTGCATTGTTGAGTCAAAAGGGAGATGGTCCGAAGGTAACCTCCGCAACCATCGGAAAAGTGGTAGACCAAGGACTAACTGATCCAATGAACATGGGCGGCGCCATGGCGCCAGCAGCTGTAGATACGATTGAAACGCATTTAGCGGATCGAGGGATAGATGCTTCTTACTATGATCTCATTATAACAGGAGATTTAGCTCATATTGGTCGAGATATTGCACTTGGACTATTTGAGAAAAACGGAACCAATATAGATCCCAATTCCTTTGTAGACTGTGGTTTAACGATTTATAAAGAAGAACAATCTGTACAAGCAGGTGGCAGCGGAGCAGCCTGCTCAGCTGTCGCAACCTATGGCCATTTTGTGAATCGACTGAAGGACGGCGATTTAAAGAAAATTCTCGTTGTAGCAACAGGGGCGCTGCTTTCTCCTATGTCCGCTCAACAAAAAGAATCCATTCCGTGCATTGCACACGCCGTGTCCATTGAACATTAG
- a CDS encoding class I SAM-dependent methyltransferase, giving the protein MIKSIPFSFYVEEFNQPFSGWDFSYISETGRVQTELLPWSYGSIVLPYMQQATSMLDMGTGGGELLSSLRPFPAQIYATEGYEPNVPIAKNRLEPLGVKVYAIQDDDTLPFESNLFDFITNKHESYSVPELKRILRPKGIFVTQQVGGLDCNDINTCLGAPINPEYSHWNLDYAINELENAGFEIVHKSEYFPKQRFYDIGALLYYLKAIPWQIPGFKIKDYEEKLSRVHDQIQQDGYLDIQQHRFMLIAIAK; this is encoded by the coding sequence ATGATAAAATCCATACCTTTTTCCTTTTATGTAGAGGAATTTAATCAGCCTTTTTCCGGTTGGGACTTTTCTTATATTTCAGAGACAGGTCGAGTACAGACGGAGTTACTGCCCTGGTCTTATGGAAGTATTGTACTCCCTTATATGCAACAAGCCACTTCCATGTTAGATATGGGAACTGGTGGGGGCGAATTATTATCGTCTTTGCGTCCTTTTCCAGCTCAAATCTATGCAACAGAAGGTTACGAACCGAATGTTCCCATTGCAAAGAATCGACTCGAGCCATTAGGAGTAAAAGTATATGCCATTCAAGACGATGACACCCTTCCCTTTGAGTCTAACTTATTTGACTTTATAACGAATAAACACGAATCCTACTCCGTACCTGAACTAAAGCGTATCCTTCGACCAAAAGGTATCTTTGTTACTCAACAGGTCGGAGGTCTGGATTGTAATGACATCAATACGTGTTTAGGCGCTCCAATCAATCCAGAATATAGCCATTGGAACTTAGACTATGCTATCAATGAACTAGAGAATGCAGGTTTTGAAATTGTTCATAAGAGTGAGTACTTTCCTAAACAACGATTTTATGACATCGGCGCACTGTTGTATTACTTAAAAGCTATTCCTTGGCAAATCCCTGGTTTCAAAATAAAGGATTATGAGGAGAAGCTATCTCGTGTTCATGATCAAATTCAGCAGGATGGATATTTAGATATCCAACAACATCGCTTTATGTTAATTGCAATAGCCAAATAA
- the spoVAC gene encoding stage V sporulation protein AC translates to MSNKKKQKTSLNQQQYQSFAKQKEIPRPVVQNCMKAFLVGGTICFIGQLISTFYIHFFKFTEQNVGNPTVATIIFITMLLTGFGVYDRIAQFAGAGSAVPVSGFGNSVISAAIEHRTEGFVLGVGGNMFKLAGSVILVGVFSAFIIALVKTLLIQWGVI, encoded by the coding sequence ATGTCTAATAAGAAAAAACAAAAAACATCACTAAATCAACAGCAATATCAATCATTTGCTAAACAAAAAGAAATTCCACGACCAGTCGTGCAAAATTGTATGAAAGCTTTTTTAGTAGGTGGAACCATTTGTTTTATTGGACAACTCATCTCCACCTTCTATATACATTTCTTCAAATTCACAGAACAAAATGTAGGAAATCCGACGGTTGCAACCATCATTTTTATAACGATGCTCCTCACAGGTTTCGGAGTATATGATCGAATCGCACAGTTTGCAGGAGCGGGTTCAGCTGTGCCAGTATCAGGATTTGGTAACTCCGTTATTTCTGCTGCCATTGAACATCGAACAGAAGGATTTGTTCTAGGGGTAGGCGGAAATATGTTCAAATTAGCTGGTTCCGTCATCCTTGTTGGGGTATTTTCTGCATTCATCATAGCTCTCGTTAAAACTCTGCTCATCCAATGGGGGGTTATTTAA
- a CDS encoding YwpF-like family protein: MKTFKLISFDILEESNKQVVTKNIPLLDGLIINREDENNQWILEAYLDRSYYEYFDELMDLEDKKLMVQVKITKESNQPATFLVSIIGLNYIDNYMNVLLMGTIVDRKQGDMERKLKQLIEEGYEGTALLEKFKELAHD; the protein is encoded by the coding sequence ATGAAAACATTCAAATTAATATCCTTCGATATATTGGAAGAATCAAACAAACAGGTTGTCACCAAAAATATTCCGTTGTTAGATGGACTTATTATAAACCGGGAGGATGAGAACAATCAGTGGATTCTTGAAGCTTATTTAGACAGATCCTATTACGAATATTTTGATGAACTAATGGATTTGGAAGATAAAAAATTGATGGTTCAAGTGAAAATTACGAAAGAGTCCAATCAACCAGCGACCTTTTTAGTATCCATCATTGGTTTAAACTACATCGATAACTATATGAATGTGCTTTTAATGGGAACCATCGTTGATCGAAAGCAAGGAGATATGGAAAGGAAATTAAAGCAATTAATAGAGGAAGGCTATGAAGGAACAGCTTTATTAGAAAAATTTAAAGAACTGGCTCACGATTAG
- a CDS encoding YhcN/YlaJ family sporulation lipoprotein: MKHLLAIALLSLTLVGCNQQEDNRIQSQGTNIDFTKVTNKDAPVSQSIATQAKKTILENEEVTAVRGINTSEKVLLAFKVKQFDSFRETKLEDELKNKLEKAFPEKKIFVSSDEKIFIELDQLEKEIQNKDMNEDELKKDFKTIQDLLNDEA; this comes from the coding sequence ATGAAACATTTGTTGGCCATAGCTCTTTTAAGCCTTACGTTGGTTGGCTGTAATCAACAAGAAGATAATCGCATCCAATCCCAAGGGACTAATATAGATTTCACAAAAGTTACGAATAAGGATGCACCAGTAAGTCAGTCCATTGCCACTCAAGCTAAGAAGACTATTCTGGAAAACGAAGAGGTCACTGCGGTAAGAGGAATTAATACATCTGAAAAAGTTTTGTTGGCCTTTAAAGTAAAACAATTTGATTCATTTAGAGAGACGAAATTAGAAGATGAATTGAAAAATAAGTTGGAGAAGGCTTTTCCCGAAAAAAAAATATTCGTTTCCTCGGATGAAAAAATATTTATAGAGCTAGATCAACTAGAAAAGGAAATTCAAAACAAAGATATGAATGAGGATGAATTAAAGAAAGATTTTAAAACGATTCAAGACTTATTGAACGATGAAGCATAA
- the spoVAE gene encoding stage V sporulation protein AE, protein MTFLWAFIVGGLFCVIGQIMFDVFKLTPGHTLCTLVVFGGLMDAFGWYEPLIDFAGAGATVPITSFGNSLVHGAMEAAEQHGIIGVLTGMFQITSAGITSAIVFGMIGAILFKPKG, encoded by the coding sequence ATGACTTTTTTATGGGCATTCATAGTCGGTGGGCTGTTTTGTGTGATCGGCCAGATTATGTTTGATGTATTTAAGTTAACTCCTGGACATACGTTATGTACACTTGTAGTCTTCGGGGGATTGATGGATGCTTTCGGTTGGTACGAACCCCTTATCGATTTTGCAGGGGCAGGCGCTACGGTACCAATCACAAGTTTTGGAAACTCTTTAGTCCATGGCGCGATGGAAGCGGCGGAACAGCACGGGATTATCGGTGTATTAACAGGTATGTTCCAGATTACGAGTGCTGGTATAACATCCGCCATTGTATTTGGTATGATAGGAGCTATTTTATTTAAGCCGAAAGGGTAA